Part of the Clarias gariepinus isolate MV-2021 ecotype Netherlands chromosome 25, CGAR_prim_01v2, whole genome shotgun sequence genome is shown below.
acagacggcaatcgagcctggccaggaatcgaacctggaccctgaaggtgcaaggcgacagtgctaaccactacaccaccatgccgcctattATCTGTAACTGTGTcttcaaaatatttttctgtcACTTTTTAGAAAACATCAGCTGATGTTTCTATATAATACGCATAACCCCAATATTGTGAAATGTACCTTGCAGGCCACAAAACTGTCTATTGTAGATGTTACTGTGCTAAAAGAAAACTGGTCTCCCTGACAGTCACTTTTTTACAGGTGCGTTTAATATGGTTGAGGCATTCTTTGTGATGACTCCCTTTCATGTCCCAGGCAGATACTCTTTAAAACCCTTTTCATCTtgtatgaacacacacatactcacattcTCAAAGTCAATCCTAAAACTAAACTCATTTCCTTATTATACACAGTTACAATTTTCTATCACAAATTCTTAAGCACTTGGTCAGGTGAACATCTCAGAAGCTACAGTATATCCttgagaaaatgcaaactatAAAAAGTCTAGAGCCTTCAGAGCTGTATGGTCCCTTTAACACCTTACAGTACACGTTTTGTGGAAAACCCTAAAACATGTACATTTTCCGTACATTCCATTGTGAACACTCATATTCTCCAACttgactttttttcatttgttcatGATACTATTCTaagcatttttttacatttttaaggatGCTGATTTTGGTAATGACTTTCTCCTCATTTTCTACCAGTGACATCATGGATGAAGACATTCAGCAATCTCCTACACTATCTTAACAGATGTTTTTCAAGCATTACTAAAGGTTCTTTTCAGGTCTCAGGTCTGCTCTCCACTGGCATCCTCCAATGACACTTCGCCTCTCTCGCGTACTGATGACAGAAAACTTCCAGAAGTTAAATGGTTGGCTCTCAAAATTTTCTTCAGACAATGAACGTTTCAGTACTGTAGGTCTGGGACTTTTTCAGCACCAAAGATCTTATTGCACTACTCCCAGACATACTTGTAAGATCATTTGTGGTCATTTGTGAGTATACTTTCAATTCAAGTGTGCAACTAAGTCAAAAAGCAGAGGACCTGATCAAAGCAAATTCAtgctttaaagaaaaatgatCTTTCAGTGGGTGTTATGGATGGATACAGAGAGTCAAATACAAAATCTTTGTCCAGAAATTGAGCTGAACACACTCAAGAGAAAACCATCACATGACCACACTCCTgccataaaatgttaaaatgcctAAGAAGTAAATTGCCTACTTCGTCATCAAGGTGAAACCAATGAAagtacagaaagagagagagaaccttcTATATGAAGTGACAAAAAGATAATTGGCAGGTGGCCCCTGCCATCAGGGTTTTCATGGAGTACTAGACTGCATTATTTAAGGAAAACCTTTTCTTTTCAGAAAAGATTAGAAATATTTCATTAGGTAACAAATGGAAAGGATCTTGATCTTTATGTCAGTCAGTAATAGTGGGTAATTTTAGTgcactgatttttactagtgttTTCTAGTTCACACAGGTTGTTTCTGTTTTACTATTGTTGTAGGAAGAATCATTAGTATTTAGCTAATacatgtattatatattatagccTTCATGAAAGGAGAATGTATTTCGTTCACTTTGCCATATCATTTGAAGCTAAAACATCCATGTGTTTGCtttcctttttgcatttttatttacttaattattggtcaaataaatacatcactacaaatacaaaaaaaagtaactttttttgtactttttttcccGTTAACACAACCTCTGTGGTGCACCAAAATCTAATGGTCTTGATCACAGTTTGATCCAGAACTGGATTAAGCGAGAATATAAATTTTACCCCTCTGTATGAATTTATGTATATGTAATGTATAATTCTAAATAATCTGCCTAAAAAAAGGAAGCAGAGTAAAATGTTTGTACACTGTTTAAAACAGAGGTTATAAAGCataattttactgtatatacagtgcatccagaaagtattcacagcgaatcactttttccacattttatgtcatgtcacagccttattctaaaatgggttaaattcttttttttcctctcagaattctacacacaacaccccataatgacatgaaaaagttgacttgagatttttgcaaatttattaaaaataaaccaattgaaaaagcacatgtacataagtatttacagcctttgccatgaagctcaaaattgagctcaggtgcatcctgtttcccctgatcatcctgtttcccctgatcatcctcgagatgtttctgctgcttaatgggagtccacctgtggtaaattcagttgattgggcatgatttggaaaggcacacacctgtctatataaggacAGGTGTCTAAATAGAGAAATGCTttttctatacattttttttaaacaaattagcaaaaatttcaaacctttttcatgttgtcattatggggtgttgtgtgaagaattctgaatttttttattcattttaaaataaggctgtgacataaaatgtggaaacaCACAAAATTAATTACTAAGTAAATCTGAAGCTAAGGACTTTtactcaaaaataaatataaatggaggacttcttttgtaatgttttaattaaacatttaaatgggtTGTATATAATGTGTTTCTTTCACTCTCTAATCTGTGGAAATAGCAAATGTGTATGTAGTCTGTCTAGATACTAGTAACCATGATTCAATTTTTAACCCCAGATTATCTTATTACAATGTCTAGACAGCAGCTTGTGCAAGTGTGTGCTTGCATGTGTGTCATGGGTTGTGCAACAGAAATTAAACTCTGTCAACCAGCATATTAATGGGAAACCCCCAAAAGTCTGAGCACCCTCAAGCAACGCCAAAGTCGAGGAATAAATAGCACCAGCAGGAGAAAAACTCCGGTACCTTACCTGGCAAGTATCTGTAGAAAAGGAGGACATTGATGGATAAGACAGAAGACAAAGTgcgaaaaacataaaaatttaattatatccccacttttatttttctttaatgttgAATAACATTGAACAGAACAGGAGAGGTGTAGACTTTAACTTCAGTCAACGTTTGCCTCAAGTACGGATAAATGCTTTGTACTGAGGGAAAATAAAgtacattaataatattaataatatgatataacAGTAATAAAAGTCTGCATTGGTATCGTTAGGgacaggaaaaaaagacaaaatgtacAAAAGGAGGCATCTTTGTTCCCAGCCCAACTGTTGATGATCCTGCGGAAATGGAGAGGCAGCGGAAGGTAGAAATATCTGCCGTCTTTCTGAGGCGGCCTGGGGGTGAAAAGGGTCatgaggtctttttttttttttttttttttcgttttgatGGAGGTTggtttttccttttattaaaaAGGATTAAAATCACATTTACAAGACACCTAACATTCCATTGAAGtttgaataaaacaacaaagagagagtgaggagcgtggtggtggtggtggtggctgTAGTGGTGATGTGGGGAACAAAAAGATTTATATCAACACCTTAATCATTTGGGTCTCTGAGATGTGTCCTGTCTCTTTTCTTTGTGAGATGGttttatgatatattttttttctttttcttaaaccACTACTGTATTTTTAGCATGTTTGCTGAGTTATCGTTTGTCCATTGCACAAAGAAAAGAACAGTGTGGGaataaaaagagacagagaggggaAAGAACCTTATTTCTGCTTTtgttccctctttctctccctccatctctctctctccctctctctctcgtatTGGATTAACCATATGTGAGGCTGAGGACATTATGATGCCGCACAGATGTGTGTTTCTGCCGCTGGCCCAGCTACCAATGATATGGCAAAGTCAACAGAAAGACATTCCCCTTTCATCCAGGCCGTGTgcgctctccctctctttccctctctccctctctctggaACCGGTTGATAGGCAGGCAGACACATCAGACTCCCCTCCACTTGTCCATCTACAGGATGAACTTGCCGAGGAAGAATCCGATGAAGATGGCTGCTATGACGACCAGGAGTGATGGGAGGGAGGTGGTGGCCACATCACGGCCAATCAGAGAGCTGGAGTTGGAGGACGTGTGCTCGAGTCGCTGAACTTTCCTCAGTCTCAATCCATCCTCCTGAGAAAGAAACGTAAATGAAAGATATCACCAACAATGTGTTATTTTTCCTTTACTTAAAACCGTCAGGTAAAGGCCTAGAGATTTATCTTATCACTAAAATTATGCTAACATACCCAAAACCATTATGCATAAACCACTCAGATTTCATACTGTTGTGCGTTACAGTAGTCATGAAGTGATGGAAAATAAATTCCAAATAATACTGTCACACTGTTAGTCCatataatttaacaaaactCCAATCCTTTACAGTTGTGGTCCCCTGATGTTACCTTAAGCTGCCGGTTCTCCTCCTGCAGCTTGCTCATTTCCATCTGCAGTCGCTTGCACTCATCCAGAACCTTCTTCATCTCCGTGTCATCCAGGGCGGCGCTTGCGGGTTTGGGTGCAGTCGATCCTTCCACCTTGGAGGAGGCCAAGACGGGGGCAGCCTTGTTTGTCACATCAACGTCGTTCTGCAATCATTATTAAAAGCACAACGTTAGATGTGTATAATGGTATTAAGTAAAAGTGACTACATTGGATACATTTGATGAAATAAATTTGCAATAAACTCCAACATTGCAAACATATTCAGTACATTCACCAAACCAAGCCAAAACACAACCTCATCAGGAGTTCCAAACCCACATCATCACAGTGCCAGGGAGGAAAAACTTTCGCTTAGAACATGGGAGTGGCACTGACGAtataaaagtcccagtttgtgGCTGGACATGGTCTGTTACCAGGGATGATGTTCATGATGACATCATATTGCTGAAAACATGCTCTGTAAACTAAACTAAGAATGTTTTTtgaattgtgatttttttttctttgactaCTAATAATCTTATACACCATGTCATCTTGagtaactaataaaaaaagtatgaacTTTGACCTAGCCTGTATTCACGTGCCATCCCTGGCCCTGCTGTTGCCTGACTGGCTGTCGCGCACGCATGTGACCGCTCCTGTTATTTTGTCAATAGGAAATGTTTTTTGAAATAACAAACACTGAGAAGTAACTCTGTTATGTTGCTGGCCAATCAGTTCAAAATAAAGGTCACCGTTTCTTCCTTctttgctccacattataattatttctttatctttctCTACCCCTTCCATATCATTCCTTACTTTCACACTTACTCCTTCCTTGATTTCCAccctgcttttttattttctttactccATACCATTCTACCACCATTTTCCCTGCTTCACTCGTTCTTACCAATGCTTCATACTTTTCCCTCCTTATTTCTTGTCATTATTTCCAGTGTCTTTTGCATTACCTTTTCTTCTCATTTGCTTACACTTACTTCTTTCCTACAcccatgtttcatcttcaatcaaacccggaccctggaggtgcaaggcgacaatgctaaccactaagccgccgTGCCAcctatcgttttttttttttttttttttttatttctattcccATACCTTGTTTttccattctttcttttttggtctttttactctgccatttttatttttccctttttttttgaaTGTCTGCATTTTCTTTCTGTCCTTTTTCCTTTCTCTGGTTTGCTTTCcttacttttatttcattttccttCCTGTTCATCCATCTGTATCCAACTCTCCATTATTCATATACTCACCATTTTATCGTTTTCAGAAGGCAGCTCGAACACACATCTCAGTTTGGAATCCATGAGCTCGTCGGGTTTCGCGTCTTTCCACTGCAGGGttgaaacacagacatgaaacTTATCAGCCTTGACAAGCCAGCAGCTGGAACCTcatcccacacacatacacacattctacTTACAGTCAAACAGTAACACATCAGAGACACCACATGTTTACACACAGGCTTGTGCATAAGCACACATCCCAGCACACCTAGTTGAAAGTGTGTCCCCCGAATTCTAATAAACCAGTTAAACCACTGACTATTCCTGTAGTGTGGTTCAGATGCTTAGACCTGGCGTGCATCCTAAAGTGGAACTTTGGCTCAGCATAAAATGTCAGGACAATTTACCCCTCAGTAATTCTTCAATAAACACACTCTGCCTGAGATGGGAAACCTTTAACCCACAAACTTGACAGAAATGCAAATAAACCAACGTTATTTATATGttataaatttgtattttagTCAATTTGATTTTAAAAGTAACAGATCTGCCCACTCTTAAAACTctcccaattttttttaaacaagatttTCTCAACCCAATTAGagaaagtgtattaaaaagcaaggCGATTATGTTGAAAAACTTTGGGTCTTTTTCCACAAATTTACTACAGCCAGAGTACGCATAATTTCTGCGTTTCTGCAATTCTTAACTGATTATGCATGGTTTGCACCACCCTCTCGTTCCAACTGATCACTCATTTAGATCAGGCCAAAATGTCTATCATTGTAGTTTTGTGATTATCATAGAGTACATTAATCTTTTAATCAATCCTGAACTTGAGATTCCATGATAttattgataaaaaatatacatgacTACAGGAAAAACAACAAGTCTTTGTTGCCATCTACTGGCTCAAAAAGGAAAAATGCGATAGAACCCTCCGTTTTGCACTTACCatggtctctgtgtctgtgacGGCGGCCGGTGCAAAGATGGTCTGCACCATGAATTTGTGTTTACTTTTCTCATTGGGATCGTAGTCGAAGGGCTGGAGCATGACTGTaataacagaacagaaacaTTTGTAGGCTAAACAGTTGACACAGTATCCCATCTTTAAGAAACAAATCTCAATCTCACCAGGTTTAAGTAAATGCTAAAAATTTTAGCATATTATTGAAGAATATTCTGGAAGAGAGGTCACATTCCGATATCCAAGCTCATAAATTCGCAAAGCAGCCAGCtttaaaaattgaaatatataaatctCACAAAGAATTAAATTCCataagtgtgtaaatgttttcacACTCCAAACACAACTACAAAAAGTTTCATCTTCACATGCTCATGTTCATAAATCCCTGTTTTAACGACAGATTTAAATTCAGGGACACCCAAAAAAATATCCATAAAAGGCAGAGCTCACTGAGAGCTGAAAACAAGAAAATGGCGACTGAATGGTGAAAGAGCACCTCGTAAACGTGACGTGCGCTAAATCATCCAGCATTGGCGCTCAGCCACTGTGTGTGGATACACACTAAATATCCACACACTAAATCTCCTTCTCTAAACTTATACACGCTCCCTACACAAAATCGGCATTGGCGAAAAAGTCATGGCGTGTGACATGTAATCGCGTTCAGAACactgtttccctttttttttttttttccaaatttagTCTGATTCAATTCCCACCAGTCAACAACGTGAcaccagccaaccgcatctttttgaactgctatGTTTATGCACCGTTgagggcggcgtaacacacccggaggacagcgctatccgctccttccacttgcgtgagctcacagtcCATGATTGGCTTTAAAgccatgattgatgtgagaCCGCCAAGTACCTCCCGAATCCCTCCCCTCTAAGAGAgttcagccaatcagctctctctctaGGCCCTCAGCTGCAGGAGGCTACATCGAATCGAACAAGCGATTTCCGGATGACAGGGCGAGCGGCATCAGTGCCTCAGTGGTTGGTCTCTCGACTGCCATGTGGAAAGCCGGGTTCTAATCCCACcaaatgcccaaaccccagccaatgGATGCAGTACCGGTCtaaagcccggataaaatgggagggttgtatcAGAGAGGGGTTCCAGCGTAAAAATCTGTTGTTGTGCGaatcagatggtccgctgtggcgacccctcaacgAAAGGGCTATAACTTTAACAGCGTAattcataatatacaaaaaaaaaaataatagcagATAACTGCAGTATTTCATACTAATCACAAGATTTAAAGCCGATGGATTAGGGTTCAAATTCATGGGCTTCCTTATTTATAAGGAATGTAAATACCCATGTCCCTGGAATTAATTTCAAACTAATTGGATTCTCATTGCCCAATGCGTGATAAAACTTCAATCGTGAATGTTACACAAAACACAGactaaaaaagttataaaaactcttttttttaaatctgctgTTGATTAATTTGGAAAGCCGAGCATTGACcttattgtttataaaaatgttctGCACTAAGGTATGTATAAATTTCTCACATATGTGTGTTATAGTTGATGAATAAGTTTTGTTGCTGCGAGTATTTTTAGTCTCCTGTGTTACTGGACTACATCAGccttttaaatattcaaataacagctgttaaaatattaataattcacaTTTCCTTTTAagtaaatccttaaaaaaaaactcagagatttgaaaaaaataaataaataaaaacatcacatCTTGTAGAAGTCATTGAATAACGTTTGATTATAACCTATTAACTAAAAGTGATATGACAAACAGATGACACTGGGCTGCATGTGAAGCTGACCTGAGATGTTGATGGAGGCGCCGGGGTCGATGGTGCCGCTGTTGGGCCGTACGCAGTACCGGCGTGGCGCTGTGGTCTTCACTTTGAAACATACTTTCTTGTCTGACGGGTTCGTTAGTTTCAGGTTAGCCGTGACGACATCTGTGAACGGACCTGAGGAGGAGATAGGAGAACATTTGGCAGGGTCCAGCTAGATAAAATTCCTCAGTTACAAAAAGGTTGGGTTGTCGCCATACAGTCGTGACAGTGATTTATGTTCGTGGTTTTGTTTTACGCTTCACATTACCACTTTTGTCTAAAGCCATTCATGCACTATAAAGAAATGAGATACACATTGTGTTTGAACTGAGAACAAACACATACTtcattaataaaacacaaagtTTTCTTATTATCCACTTTTTCATAACcgagagaaggaaaaagaaagaaaaaaacccctCTCTAAACTCTTTCCCTTTTTCAAGAGCTGGAGGATTTAAGAAAAATGGCTTGTAAgtggacaatttttttaaaaagggcgTAAGAGGGGATCtggttcatgtttaaaaatctACAGTCGTCGAAAAATACAGGCAGTTTCTTTCTATCTTTACCTGCATTTTTTACGTCCTTTACACTTATCTATTCATTTCTTTCTCCAAGTAACTCTTTATGAAAGTTTCCTTCACCTCATGTATGCACATGTATTCCATGTATGAGACTGTACAATCGAAACCCTTGTGCGTTTTTAGAGAGTCCGAGCAGACTAAAGATACGTTTTGTACTTTCAAAATGAACACTGATCATACCGGCTATATTGTTTTCGACTAAATACATAATTACATATTCTGCAACTGACTGCACCAGTAAAAATCATCACTAAAAGAAGGACAGTTCACAAAATCCAGCCTGTTTTAACATGTCCTTAAAAGGCTTGCCTTTATGCGGGACGGTCGTGTAAACACGGGCGAGTCTTTCTGGGAAGAATGCTGCACTTTCTGCTTGAGTCCCCTGTGCTATATCAGCTTGTGACTGAGCGTTACTCGCATAATTACTTCACGAGTGTGAAATCTTAATTTTATGCCTACTCGGTGGCTAGAGATTTTGAGGACTCGAACAGATGTACTGGTCACAGCATGAGTGTCTATCCCAGGCTCAAGCTGCTGCTACTCACACCACCTGAGGAACCTCATGGTCAGCTTATTCCTAGCATGTACGCTTACTCTTTTTCTTGAATGTctgtatgatacagtatatataaaataaagattaagtGTACAGTAGTGCACCTGTAGCCTCTGCCGACGGGAGAAGGGTGAATAGTCCATGATTGTGGCGGGAGGAATCTTAAATAATGCCGCATGCCCTATGCAGGCCACGTTTCTTGTAAACGTCTTTCATGGTGGGTAAATAAGTACCAAGGATTCTTTGGGTGGTTTTCACCACCACCTGAAAGGCTTTGTGGCCAACCACACCGAGATGCAGTTCGTGAGGATGTTCTCAGTGCTACAGCAGTAAAGGTTTTGCAGTATCCTTGAGCACAGGTGGCACTTTTTCAAAAAATACAGTTGCTTTTGTAACCTTTCGTGAGCTGTTTGGTGCATGGTTAAACGTAATCTGGAAGACGGATCATGGATTGACAAATGATCAGTTGAAAAGttcttaatttaaattctaggaGAACACAATTTCTCCAAGTTGATGCTGTGGCTTATAGGTGGAAATTTGGGAGTTTCACTATCAAGACAATCAAAACAAGCACTACGCTAGTCATGCCTTATTAGCCTACATGGTAACTAGTGATGAGTCGTTCATCaatgatttgttctttttaaatgagtctttaatgtgactcaAAAGAACGGGTAGTCTCTCAGACTGAtttgtacaggaaacagaaatgtgtAGTTACCTCTCTAGTCTTCTGATCCgaatcgttcattcttttgttaCATGACTCT
Proteins encoded:
- the vapal gene encoding VAMP (vesicle-associated membrane protein)-associated protein A, like, yielding MSKLEQILILDPPTDLKFKGPFTDVVTANLKLTNPSDKKVCFKVKTTAPRRYCVRPNSGTIDPGASINISVMLQPFDYDPNEKSKHKFMVQTIFAPAAVTDTETMWKDAKPDELMDSKLRCVFELPSENDKMNDVDVTNKAAPVLASSKVEGSTAPKPASAALDDTEMKKVLDECKRLQMEMSKLQEENRQLKEDGLRLRKVQRLEHTSSNSSSLIGRDVATTSLPSLLVVIAAIFIGFFLGKFIL